The Leishmania panamensis strain MHOM/PA/94/PSC-1 chromosome 23 sequence DNA window gATGTACTCATGGGTGCATGCGAGGAGCCCTCGCGGCTTCTTACCTCGATGCCCTGCCGCACATTGCACTCCTCTGCCGCATTTGTGTCAGAGGTGTTGTAGGTTGGGGACTCGCATGTGGTGGACTTCTTGGCTGAGTTCCCGTCATAGACATGTAAACAGAAGCACGGGCAGCAGACGGCAGTCAGGGTGATGGTGACCGAAATAGCGATCAGGGTCACCAAGACGCAGGCCATGGCAATCATGCCCTGACATGCCTTGTCACAGATAGCCGCGTTTCCTGTAGTGCGGATCGCCGTTGCGGTCACCTCAACCGTCGACAACGAGCGAGAACTGTTCTGGAATGCGAGAGTGATGTTCGCTGTGTTGAGAAAGAGCAGCATACTGTTGTACTCGACTATGTCAAGGAGACGGCTAGTCATCACGCTAGTGACGCCACAGTTCACCGAAACGTCTACGAGAAGACCGCCATTGCCATCACCGATCACCTTCCGTTGTGGATCCGCCTGCAGCACTACCATGGAATCTACCATAGGGGTGCAGACCTTGGTGCGTGAGCTAGTCAACACCGCGATCGCCTGAACGATCAAAGACAAaatgacgctgctgctcgtggagagagagatggtcCACTTCGCCGGCTCGCCAGAGAGCAGAAGTTGCACCATGTATGTGGCGTTGGCAATGAAAATGTCTGCGCCTGCTTCACCAGCACCAGTGTTGTGAAAGAGCGCGGTGATCAACTGCATCGACCTGGGACGAAGCTCCCTCCCGTTCCCCAGTGGCGGCTGGCTGCCGAAGCGCCTTACCGTAGTTTTCCTGTTAAATGAGTAGGCGCTATCCATCtttgtcgccaccgccgttgaAGTCAAGCCGTCTGGCAGCACCAAGTGCGGGTACTTGAGAAGCATGGCGGACACCTCAGCAGAGGTGATGCCAGTGTTCACCTCAGCATCCGAGTGCTGTTTGCTCGGCAAGTTCGGCGACAATACCTTCACCGTGGCATTGTTCTTCGTTGGGGTAGTCGCCATAAGGTTCAGCATCTCTGTCCAGAAGAGCATCGAACCGCTCGGTGGCGTCTCCATCGCTGGTGGTTGCACAGTGTAAGCATACGTGACGCCTGGGGGACTCGAAGGGAAAAAGATTATGGtaagcggcgacagcagcagcagcagcagcgctgtacGCGAGTAAAAGCGCTTGAAAACCCCTGCAGTGGGCATCTTTTCGATGCGAAGGTAAATTGTTTCCTCCCCTTCAGGCAGCGTAGGTTTGTGAGGAAGCTTCTTGTCTGGGGGCGTGTATGGTGctttacacacacacacactccgcCTAAGTGGAACTGTTGGCGTGGGTGTCTTGGTGGGGCAACGATAGGCCacgaagaaggagaaaaggagggagcgagggagggagagagggggacgtgAAGTACCACAAGAGTTAGATGCAGACGCTTATCAAAGGGTGCTCAGACTGTAGcattgtgtgtgcgcctgtgagAGTGGGATGAAGAGGTAGGAGGAGGCAGTTAGGAAGCAGTGAGAAACATAATCGATCACCACTAATGTAGGAGAAGTGAgtgagcaaaagaaaaaaggaattttggtgtgtgtgtgggggggggtcaGAGACTCAGAGAATGGAGGGTCGATGCGTGCAGCGCGTCGAGGCGAATGCTGTGGTATGTGAGTatgagaagggggtgggaaggagaaggactGGAGAGAGACCAAGAGAACAAAACGTGTGCGAgtagaggaaggagggaagaaaaggcagCGCAATGGAAAGCGCAAGAAGGAGAGTCTGTTGGGTGTCACCGAGCACAGGCAGAGACATCGTTGACTTGGTTGGCTTTGCTTTGCTTGTGCTCCCTTCTCTTGATCGCATACGTCCAGAAGAACGCAGCTGTGACGGCGTAGACTTCCCTCGCCGATCTCAGCATGGAGTAACGGCATGACGAACAAAGAAATCCAAGGAAAGAGCgcgcgaacacacacgcacacatagCACGGCTAAAGGTAAGCCTGCCGACTGAAGCATGCGAGCGCTGCAATGAGATCCttgctcgctcgctcccttgggggaagggggtgcaCACGATGGTTCGTGAAGATGCGCCGCGTTCGTTCGTGCCCCTCGGTGTGATGGGGACTGTCAACCCTACTTGCTGATTCAGCTCTGACAAAGTGCCTCTCTACTCCCCTCGCATcaccacagctgcgcctggGATTCTGGCGCATCTCCGTCAGAAGCGCGTTCTCGTACCTACTCTTTAATGGCATGAGACCTCTTTcgtcagctcctccttccaTCGCCGATCGGCATCGTCATAGACAGCGCATAGTGGCGCACTCTCCGCTGCCCACTGCCAATCAGCTCCagcacaccactgccgcggtACCCATTCATTCACGTGACGAGTACCTCGTCGAGTCATGCTATCGTCGCCGTGCTGCCCACATGCACGTTGCGGGCCACAGCCTTAAAGTCCCATCTCCGACCCTCTGCAAGGCGCAGCGTTGAGAACGCGGTAAAGGAAGCGTTGCCGGGGTTCTCTATTGTGACCGTGCCGAGCCAGTGCGCGTTCACCGTCATGCTGCCAACGTAGAAGTCGAAGTCGCccttcgccgccgcatcgcgcCACCCGTCAAGGAAGGCGTGAATCTctcccaccgccactgcccctCTGGAAATAGATGAACGCGTACGGCTAGAGtggggggagaaaaggaggtTCGATAAAGAGACGCACCTTGCGTTGGCGTGagtgtgtgcctgcgccgATGATTGACAGTGCAGCGGATGAGGGCGGTGTATGACGCACCACGCACAGGCAGCAAAAGTGCCAGTGGCCGCCGTTGGAGTGATAACGATGAAAGAAGGGTGGGCGGTGAAGAGGGGCGGGGAAGATGGAGGTTATGGATGACCGTCGACGCGAAGAAATGTGCTCGACAGTAgagtgtacgtgtgtggTGTCGGGGGAGcacaagaaagagaaaaagcgccTACATGCAATGGCAGAGTCAGCTCAAATGCCCAGGACACTTCGAACGAAACCTTTGTGGGAAACTGACGGGGGCGAAGACAATGTCTTCGCCGGCACGCTCCACCGCCTCTATACCACCAAATCACCCTCTACTGTATTGCGGAGTAAACGGCATCTTGTACGTTTCACGCCCATCAGCACTAGGGTCCCCATTTCGATCATTACTGATGGCACACCCTtcgcctgcgcgcgcgtgtgtgcgtgtgtgtgtgtgtgtgtgtgtgtgtgtgtgtgtgtgcagctgtgTGGATGCGTAGATGACTGGAAGGGCCTGCGGCTGTACTGCTGATCCTTTGCGTTTCAGGTCTCCTACTGAAGCGcaaatacacgcacacacgcgggTATTATTTGTCAGAGAAAAAAGGCTGAATAAAGTGAAAggcagcgaaagagaagaaacatCGTTTACAATGAGtaaaggaaaacacacaagcacgcacacacagggagagagagagagacagacacacCGAATGGAAAGCACTCGCACActcgagaagagagggaaaagggggggagggggcgtgcCTCtgcgaagaggggaaaacacGCAACccgtgggagagggggagaggaggggagggaagaatCGCCAGCGTCTATCCGTCTAGGCGCACAGAGCTACTACGTATACATGAGATAAACTGCAGTTCCTCTTCGTCGTTGGCCCCTCTGCGAGGGAAGCATCAACCAGGCCGAAACGttacagaagagagagagagaaagatgaaCAAACtacacaacacacacaacacacacacacacacacgtgcttCTACCCACCTGAACCCCACTCGTGCGAACCAAGCCgatgcgtgtgcatgtgtgtgcgtgtgtatatatatacatCTCCTTCAGCATGGGTGGAGATACTCGTCGAGCGTCCTATCAGAACACAGAAAGCAccagagcgagaaagagccGCGGTCCAGAGAAGACTCACAAGTGGAGAGCacagaagcgaaagagagaagaatcGGCCAATAATAATAACAAATTTGAAACTTCAGTGACGCAACAAAGGACAGGAAGGTGCGTAAAGAGAACAAGAGCGCGCACgtcgcacctcctcccctccgccgccccccctccgACATCATCGTACTCCTTCAGGGGAACGCACTCATTCGTCATCCTCTTTGTTCCGACCATCCCGCAAATTCTACTTCCGAGCTTCACAGCACACCCTAACCTCGCGCGGCTGTGCgtcagagagaggaagctgCTGAGTACTGGCACCGAgcaaaggtgaaggaggcTGGTGCAtgggaaaaaagggagagaagaggaggactgGGAGGTGCGGCACCATTAAGCGACAGAAGATgcagagagcagcaccaggcgaagagaacagagagagaggagacacacaccacaGAAATGCGGCGTCAAGCGTAACAAAGTCACAcgcgctcctcctttcctcctccaacgCGTCCAGTCTCTGCCGTCCAGCGCTCCGCACTCGACCCCGGCCCGTCGCAGGCCCACCCGcgtggcgcgcagcagcgctcgacACACGCCTTACAGCAGTGTGCACCGTCGCGGGTCGCCACGAGACCAGCAGCGCTACACCGCTCTGACATCCCTGCGTCGTGGGCGCTGGACCCTGGCACCGCCAGAAGTGGCTCCGCGCGTTGGCAGGAGTAGGGAGGCTGCCCGGCCTCCCCCACAGCGCGGGAGGTGCTGGGCCCTGGACGCCACACGCACGGAGGTTTGTCCTGCCTGCCAGGGAGGGCCTAAAGAAGtaaagagagcaaaagaaaagcggatataagaaaaaagggggagttcaaggggaggagggcactGACAACGTATCGAAACAGCACCGGAGCACTGAGCCCCCCCTCAAATCtacaaagacacacacacgcgcatacatACCTGCACATGGTCACTTCGGACATCTTATCAGCGGACaggcacgcatacacgccaTAGACCGTTACACCCACACCTATACgtacagagaaagagagagggggtcgAGAGAAAGACGTGAGATGCAtgccctccgctgccgcacttTTCTTGTTGGCTCGAAGGGGAAACACAACATGTGAGAGGGGAGACgcaaaggggaaggaaaaacaaCCAAATCAACTGAAGATGAAGTAGccgagagaaacgagagggATGGCAGGAGTCTGtgggcagagggagagggatggCAACGTATGGGGGGGCGTTTGCAGGTGCGCTTCCGTTTGCGTGAAGTTGTTTACAGAGCAGCCAAAGTTGCTTGGCACTTTCTCACGCACATGCGTGCTGCAATGCTTTATCAAGGTTCCGCTCAAGCACTCCCTCTATAATATACttctatatatatatatatatatggcATCTACGCTTTCAGGGCACGAActtgccgccaccaccaccctccgCCCTCTGTGCCCGAGCACACATACGTTGGCATGCTGAGTGACGTTCTCCGTTCAGTCATGCGCGTCACGAGCGGCAATCACGtaagcaaaagagaagagacgcagagagagaaagtccATGTTGCTCAGGTGTAgtggagggagaagggagatgAAAACGTGAGGAAAGTGGGGAAAACAACAGGCAGGGATGACTCGACATGCGCACTCGAGGGGGGGAATAAAAGCAAAACGCAATGGTGAATGTACACTCACCCTACACAAACTCAAAACACTCAGCAGAGCGTGACGCACGTACGAGTGCGCACTCATACGCACGCTCAGATAAGACCGACACTCTCTTTGCGTCATCCCTTTTCGCTTGAGCAAAACTGAACAAACCCCCGCCTGGAAAGAACAGAGAGCCCCAACACCTCACaacgcacagagacacgtGCACTTTaaacacaagagaaaaggggggaacaATACGAtgggaaaaaggaaaaaaaaaattttgaacgcacacgcagcgggGGGCACGCCAGTGCGCACAAGCCCCACACAAGCGCAGAGACGTCCACCCCACGCAGGCAatcacgcacacaagcacgcacgtacggcaaaacgaagagagagaaactgTGCGTCCATATAAGCAGGAAAAGAATGGCCAAGAGTGTGGgtggaagcgagagagagagaggaagaggaggaggaggagaaaacaaaaacaacaGAAACAAGCAGATGAGAGGTATACATGTATGAGAACCACAAGTCAATTCAGTCAAGACGATGGGCAATAGGAAAATAGAGGAGATCCCTCGAGGTGCAAACACGCATATACTATGCAAGGGAAAATTCAAGTGAGACTCCACGAGAAAAATAAGAAACGCAaatgaaaagggggagagagaagagggaagaggagaaagatCCCCGAGTGAGTAGTGAATATTCACTGAACATATCCAAGATCGGCAATCGAAAAAATGAATCAGCCAATAAAATCGGCGTACACAAAATCTCCTCGaccactcctccctccctctcccgcgACCCCTGCTCGCTTTGACGGTTTCGTTAGAAACCGCTCTTTCACCTGTTAGGGTAGAGGTCGAGAGAAGGGCCAAGGGAGGTGAGGCCCATGATTCATGCTGCCTAGGTCACATACATAGACAGAGACACGTGTACCTGTTAgcgcgtgtatgcgtggCTGAGAGGATGTGGTGAGGCCGGAATAGCTTCCCGTGCGTTCTCAGAAGCGAGCGTTCTCTATCGGAGTAACACTCAAGTGAGGCACAATCCTGCTCAGGTTCAGTGCACTGCGGTAGAGGTCAGTGGATGGGTAGGTCAGCGCTGATGGCGTACGGCTCGTCGGTTTCGACAGAGCGAGGGTCGTCATCAAGCCGGGTTTGATAGGACAGGCAAGCGGTGGCAGCTCTGCTTTAGAGTTGGCGGCGCTGTCCAGATTTAGCGAGTTCCGCTGACTTggggcgcagctgcgaggcAACAGAGGCCTCGGCCTCTCCACGGGCGCCAtgacggcagcaacggtggTAGGGTGATCGACTCGAGTACGTGGCATCGCATTGACCTCCTTGCACGGTATttggcgtcggcggcggcactgtgCGCGAGTATCGCTGGTGTGGGCAGTGCCGTCCTTTCTGCCGCCCGCCAGGAGCGTGGTTGCCTCGAGTCGCTGTTCAGGGAGTCTTCTCCATCAACACGCCTCTGGCCGCTCACCGACATCGACTTATTGCCAAACTCATGGGGCTCCACAGCGTCACTGAGGCCCACGTTCTGGCCAGTCGCACTGTTGCTCGGAGCGCTGCGATCATCTGACACAGCGGACAGGTGTGCCGCTTCCGAGTAGCCGGACTTACGGCGCATGATCGACCCCTCAGCGGGATCGAAAGACGCATCTTCTCGGGCGCCGCACCGCTTTGGGTCATCCACGGTGCCCTCTACCACAGCACTGGGTGGCAGGGCGCAGCTGGTATCTGCAGAGAGCTCCGTATGCACGTACTACTAGTTGTTGTCCGCGTGCGAGGGCGCATGTCACTTTGTgttggtgccgccgccgatgtaCTGCGGGCAGAAGGAGAGGCCCACTGCGATGATGATTACGACGAGGGATATGCCGACAATTGCTGCAGCCATGGAAATAATACCGACTACCGCTTTGCTCAGTGTGACGCTGTAGTCGTAGCTCACCCTTGTTGTGGCGAGCGTGCCGGGAGTGTCTTGGACGGCCGCCAACGGAATCAGCTGAACTGCCGCCGCATGGGGCTGCATCAGACCCTCCGGGGGTACACTGCCACCCGAGTAGTAGAGGGCCTGCGTGACGCTGTAGTCTCCCTGTAACAGCAGTGACGCCATCTCCTCAGGCGACCACAGGTGACTCGAGATCCTCGTGATACCCTGTACAACACGGCAGAGCACCTGCAGCCCAGCAATGTGTTCCAAGTCACTCGTCACTGTCTTAGCAGAGATAACAGAGACGTGATTCACGAAGGAGCGTCGATGCAGCCTCTTCTCAATCGCGCTCTCGATTGATGCCGAGACGGCAAGGCGGTTGCGCTCCCACACTTGGCCCCATGTCCCAGCGTCGCCGCGGAACAGGAGAAAGTAGTCGCCCGTGTCATTGGCAAGGGCTGGCAAGTCGGCATTCGGGTTAGTACTGTCAGGATCGAAAGGGTTGCCAGACGGCGGCGTCCAAAATCGCACCTCTGTAGGGAAAAGATCCGAGTAAGCCTGAAGGCCCGGGTAGGTATCCTTCAGCGTGCTCATGTAATTGTTAAACTCAGGCAGCGTAGACTTCCTCACGAGCTCTTCGAGGTCCGACGACGCACTGGGGCCTACCTCCGTGCCAGGAAAAGCCCAGACCGCGTATGATACATACAAGCTCGACGCGTTCACTTGGTTTGTTGGCGGCGTCATTTCAACGAGGTAGCTCTGTACAGTAACGTCCACGGCATCCTGCACGTCGATTTGAAGTGGCATCATGAAGACACTGGGGGTCGCAGAACCTCCAGTCGCGAGCGTATCGAGGAGCACCTGCCAGAAAAATGTTGACCCCGTCACCGGTAGCAGCATCTGTCCAACGGAGACCATGGCTGACGGGCCATCAGCCCCCAGCGCCTTGACTAATACGACAAGACTCGCGCTAGTTGCGAAGAAGTGGTTAATGCTGGGCAGAGCAGAACTGCGCACTGCCGAAAGTACCTGGGAATCTGTCAAGCTTTCCGTCGTCACAGAGAATGAAATGCCAGCGCCGTAGGCCGGACCGCTTGCCGGCGACACATACGGCGTCAAGGCCTTCACAGTGACACTTGCACTGATGTCGATACTTTTAACTGCAGTCGTAAAGTCTAtctgcgccatcgcctttATGGCGTATTCCCCTTCCGGTGTGCTTATTATGGTCTGCCACACTGGCGCCGGTGCGTTCAGCCACACGCTTGTGTCCACTATGGCTGCTTTGACGAAAGTGATGTGCGTGCAGAGACACATGAGAACCAAAGCGAGAAGCTGGAGAAGCGACGACTGCGGCGGTTGTACCGCACAGCTCCAACCAGCCCGTGGATGCATCTTCATGATtatgggtgtgtggatgCTTTTTTGTGTTTAGCCCCGCGCTTCGATTCTTTTCtggttgttgttgctgctgctgcaggtctTTGATATCCTTCGGAAACACGTCTGTGAGTATGTCTGCGTGTCTGAATTGGTGTGTATGAGAATAAAGCGATTGTCCAGGCTGGGTAAagaataaagagagagagaggggggagagcgcgCGTCACTCGttcacacaggcacacctgcacacggGGGGAGAGTCGCGCACGAAGCtcaaacaaacaaaacaaaacaaagagagagaggtagaaCGACAACAGCGTATGCTGACGACTGAAAGCTAAAATTTCAGCGGAGGTTGTGTACATAGAACAAAGGAGAAGTTATCACACGAGAAAGGACAGGGGGGTCGTCCACTACACGTCCAACAGTTTTACGTCTTTGCCTTCGTGTTATTTTTACTTGACTGAGGAAGCAacgggagagaagggagaaaaaagggggctgGAGAGtgatgcacacgcgcactcaggaaggggagagagggagaaagggagagacgtggctgctgttcctctacatgtgtgtgcgggAGGTACAGGGAAAAGAACGCGCACGGAGGTCACGTGCGGGCAGCGAGgtggtgaggaagaagaaaaagggggaggaggggggtaccACGGGGATGACGTGAAGGtagtggagagaggggagggggagaggcaggtgAGACggaaagagggtgggggtggcggaaatggcggaggcaaaggagtgcacgccaaaaaaaaaaaggaagaggggcatGCACGTATCGTGGAAACAGAAGCGCACAAGTCGCCCTGATCACACATGCGGCACCGCACGCGAAGCACGCAGACGCGCGAAGGGCGAAGGAGGACGAGCTGGTCAAGCGAGAGACGCCTGCGTCACGCGTAATCCATTTTGCTCTTTACTGTGAGTCGTTTCTTCTGCAAtttcgtttctctcgctttacAGGGGAGACCTGAAACCCAGAGCGTGCATcgtaagagagaggggggaggcggagctggtgAGGGACAGATGAcaagcgaaagggaagaagcCTATTGCGCGAGTTTTTGCAAGGGCAGTAGGATATTGCCTGAcactggaggagcagaaaaaaaaaaagaagggaaggggaaagggtACGACTCGATccctgccgtcgctgcgtcgcgagtcacctcctcctctcctcaggCCGCACTTGGCACCGTGCACCTTGTTGAGCTAACACGTATCATGCGCTCCAGCTCCCACAGTATCGTCTGCCGCTCCACTCGCTTAAACCCGGC harbors:
- a CDS encoding hypothetical protein (TriTrypDB/GeneDB-style sysID: LpmP.23.0990) yields the protein MPTAGVFKRFYSRTALLLLLLSPLTIIFFPSSPPGVTYAYTVQPPAMETPPSGSMLFWTEMLNLMATTPTKNNATVKVLSPNLPSKQHSDAEVNTGITSAEVSAMLLKYPHLVLPDGLTSTAVATKMDSAYSFNRKTTVRRFGSQPPLGNGRELRPRSMQLITALFHNTGAGEAGADIFIANATYMVQLLLSGEPAKWTISLSTSSSVILSLIVQAIAVLTSSRTKVCTPMVDSMVVLQADPQRKVIGDGNGGLLVDVSVNCGVTSVMTSRLLDIVEYNSMLLFLNTANITLAFQNSSRSLSTVEVTATAIRTTGNAAICDKACQGMIAMACVLVTLIAISVTITLTAVCCPCFCLHVYDGNSAKKSTTCESPTYNTSDTNAAEECNVRQGIEVRSREGSSHAPMSTSEEERGQAE
- a CDS encoding hypothetical protein (TriTrypDB/GeneDB-style sysID: LpmP.23.1000): MKMHPRAGWSCAVQPPQSSLLQLLALVLMCLCTHITFVKAAIVDTSVWLNAPAPVWQTIISTPEGEYAIKAMAQIDFTTAVKSIDISASVTVKALTPYVSPASGPAYGAGISFSVTTESLTDSQVLSAVRSSALPSINHFFATSASLVVLVKALGADGPSAMVSVGQMLLPVTGSTFFWQVLLDTLATGGSATPSVFMMPLQIDVQDAVDVTVQSYLVEMTPPTNQVNASSLYVSYAVWAFPGTEVGPSASSDLEELVRKSTLPEFNNYMSTLKDTYPGLQAYSDLFPTEVRFWTPPSGNPFDPDSTNPNADLPALANDTGDYFLLFRGDAGTWGQVWERNRLAVSASIESAIEKRLHRRSFVNHVSVISAKTVTSDLEHIAGLQVLCRVVQGITRISSHLWSPEEMASLLLQGDYSVTQALYYSGGSVPPEGLMQPHAAAVQLIPLAAVQDTPGTLATTRVSYDYSVTLSKAVVGIISMAAAIVGISLVVIIIAVGLSFCPQYIGGGTNTK